A region from the Populus trichocarpa isolate Nisqually-1 chromosome 18, P.trichocarpa_v4.1, whole genome shotgun sequence genome encodes:
- the LOC7461618 gene encoding very-long-chain aldehyde decarbonylase CER3 — protein sequence MAGPLSAWPWENLGVYKYLLYGPLLGKVLYTRTQEGSFKGDWCLHILIICIARALLHQLWNSFVNMLFLTRTRRINRQGYDFKQIDKEWDWDNFILLQALIASISCYIYPPFIVNVPLWNTKGFITILTLHVGISEPLYYWVHRCFHKGYLFTQYHSTHHSSPVLHPYTGANATFLEHLALSTVIGIPIIGSHMMGYGSRSIIYGYPLVFDFLRCLGHSNVEVVPLQLFETLPFLRYLLYTPTYHSLHHTDTGTNFCLFMPFFDAIWKTLNNKSWELHRKLSSDAGKDRRTIPDFVFLAHVVDVSSSIHAPFVIRSYASLPYQMRLFLLFCWPSAFIVMLMMWVWSKTFLVSFYNLRGRLHETWSVPRFGFQYFLPFAKEGINKHIEQAILRADRLGVKIISLAALNKNEALNGGGTLFVNKHPNLRVRVVHGNTLTAAVILNEIPEDVKEVFLTGATSKLGRAIALYLSQRRVRVLMLTSSTERFEKIQKEAPLEYQSYFVQVTKYQAARSCKTWIVGKWITPREQSWAPTGTHFHQFVVPPIFSFRRDCTYGDLAAMRLPDDVQGLGNCEYTMDRGVVHACHAGGVVHLLEGWTHHEVGALDVDRIDVVWNAALKHGLKPVSNSIKQNSM from the exons ATGGCAGGTCCTTTGTCAGCTTGGCCTTGGGAGAACCTGGGCGTTTATAAG TATCTGCTATACGGACCTCTTCTTGGTAAAGTCTTGTATACAAGGACTCAAGAGGGTTCTTTCAAGGGTGATTGGTGTCTCCATATTTTGATTATATGTATTGCTAGAGCTCTTCTTCATCAACTGTGGAACAGTTTTGTCAACATGCTTTTCCTAACACGTACTCGCCGGATTAATCGACAAGGCTATGATTTCAAGCAGATAGACAAAGAGTGGGATTG GGATAATTTCATACTTCTTCAAGCTCTCATTGCTTCCATTTCATGTTACATCTACCCACCATTTATTGTAAATGTTCCTCTATGGAACACAAAAGGTTTTATTACCATTTTGACACTCCATGTGGGAATTTCAGAGCCCCTGTACTATTGGGTTCACAGATGCTTTCATAAAGGTTATCTCTTCACCCAGTACCATTCAACCCACCATTCTTCTCCAGTGTTGCATCCTTATACAG GTGCAAATGCAACCTTTTTGGAGCATCTTGCTCTATCCACAGTCATTGGAATTCCAATAATTGGATCTCATATGATGGGATACGGATCAAGAAGCATAATTTATGGGTATCCCCTGGTGTTTGATTTTCTTAGATGCTTGGGGCATAGCAATGTGGAGGTTGTTCCTCTTCAATTGTTTGAGACCCTTCCCTTTCTTAGATATCTTCTCTACACTCCAAC ATACCACAGCCTGCACCATACAGACACGGGCACCAATTTCTGCCTCTTCATGCCATTCTTTGATGCAATATGGAAGACACTTAATAACAAGTCTTGGGAACTACACAGGAAATTGAGCTCAGATGCAG GAAAAGACAGGAGAACTATACCTGATTTCGTTTTCTTAGCACATGTTGTGGATGTATCATCTTCAATACATGCCCCTTTTGTCATACGATCGTAtgcttcattgccttaccagatGAGGCTCTTTTTACTGTTTTGCTGGCCTTCGGCATTTATTGTTATGCTTATGATGTGGGTCTGGTCTAAGACCTTCCTAGTCTCTTTCTATAATCTCAGAGGCAGGTTGCATGAGACATGGAGCGTTCCTAGATTCGGCTTTCAG taTTTCTTGCCATTTGCTAAAGAGGGTATCAACAAGCACATAGAACAGGCCATTCTCAGGGCTGATAGGCTCGGGGTCAAGATCATTAGCCTTGCTGCATTGAACAAG AATGAAGCTCTGAATGGAGGTGGTACACTGTTTGTGAACAAGCACCCAAACCTTAGAGTTCGAGTTGTCCATGGAAATACCTTAACTGCTGCAGTTATTCTCAATGAAATCCCTGAGGATGTGAAAGAAGTGTTTTTAACAGGAGCGACTTCCAAACTTGGAAGAGCTATTGCCCTCTACCTCAGCCAAAGGAGAGTAAGAGTCCTA ATGCTGACTTCATCAACAGAaagatttgaaaaaattcagaaaGAGGCCCCACTCGAATATCAAAGTTATTTTGTCCAAGTGACAAAGTATCAGGCTGCTCGTAGTTGCAAG ACCTGGATCGTGGGAAAGTGGATCACACCAAGGGAGCAAAGTTGGGCTCCAACAGGAACACATTTCCATCAATTTGTGGTGCCCCCCATTTTTTCCTTCAGAAGAGACTGCACTTATGGTGATCTTGCAGCCATGAGACTACCTGACGATGTTCAAGGGCTTGGAAACTGCGAG TATACCATGGACAGAGGAGTAGTCCACGCATGCCATGCAGGTGGTGTGGTTCACCTGCTAGAAGGCTGGACTCACCATGAAGTTGGGGCACTTGATGTCGACAGAATCGACGTGGTTTGGAATGCTGCATTAAAGCATGGCTTGAAACCAGTCTCAAACTCCATCAAACAAAACTCCATGTGA